The proteins below are encoded in one region of bacterium:
- a CDS encoding BrnA antitoxin family protein: MKDNYDFSKGKRNPYAKRLKKQVTIRLDEGTLAYFKDLAEDTGIPYQTLINLFLRDCARAKKKPSMKWRATGS, from the coding sequence ATGAAGGACAATTACGATTTTTCGAAGGGGAAGCGAAACCCGTATGCCAAGCGGCTGAAGAAGCAGGTGACGATTCGGCTCGACGAGGGAACGCTCGCGTACTTCAAGGACCTCGCGGAAGACACTGGGATTCCGTATCAGACGTTGATCAACCTGTTCCTGAGAGACTGCGCCCGGGCCAAAAAGAAGCCTTCGATGAAGTGGCGAGCGACTGGCTCGTAG
- a CDS encoding BrnT family toxin: protein MDEIRFDWDERKNRENKRKHRITFEEAQTVFYDDWAVLVEDEDPDEPEDRFVILGMSAAAKTLVVCHCYREEDSVIRIISARRANKSERGDYRSRWEK, encoded by the coding sequence ATGGACGAGATTCGCTTCGACTGGGACGAGCGAAAGAATCGGGAGAACAAGCGGAAGCACCGAATCACGTTCGAGGAAGCTCAAACCGTCTTCTACGACGACTGGGCGGTTCTGGTCGAGGACGAGGACCCTGACGAGCCGGAAGACCGCTTCGTAATCCTCGGGATGAGCGCAGCTGCGAAGACCCTCGTGGTCTGTCACTGCTACCGAGAGGAAGACAGCGTCATTCGGATCATTTCCGCGCGCCGAGCAAACAAGTCGGAGCGCGGGGACTACCGATCGAGGTGGGAGAAATGA